The genomic window CTTGCGGAATGTTGCGGTCACCTCGCGAACGATAGCCGTCACCGCGTCCTCGGCGAGCGTACCGCTGCGTTCTCTAGCGACGGTCAGATCGACCACCGCGCCGACCTCCGCCAGGCGCTTGACGACGCGCTTCCGCGCATCCGCGGCCGCCGCCGTAAACAGCAGGATTGCCCCGCCCGGGTCTCCGCCTTCGAGCAGATCGGCAAGGGCGGTGCCTTCATCCCGATAATCGCCGGCGCGCAGATCGCGTGCCACACATGCGCTCTGCACCTGACGGACGGCCGCCAACTGCGCACCATCCAGTTCTCCCCCGAAAACCTCCCGGATTCTCGTCTTCGACAGTTGCTCCCAACGCGCCTCGCGGAACTGTTCGTCGGACCATCCGGCGAGCGCCACCAGAGCCATCAACTTCTCCGCCGCCTCCAACTCGCGACCGTTATCCCAGGCCGCCAGCAAGGCCTTGGTGACGTCCGGACGCTTCTCGGCGGCGAGGAAGGCGGGGCTCTCGCGGACCCAAATGACCTTGGCGCCGGCGAAAAAGCCCGGCGTGCGCGCGCTGTCGACAACTCGTCCGAAGGCGGCGCTCCGCCCGTCGTATACCTCGAGATTGAAACTGCGCCGCGCCGGCGGGACCAGCACGTTAACCAGCGCCTCAGCGGCGGCGCGTGTCGCCGCCGACTCACCCACGAACAGATAGGCCCGTCGGGCCTTCCCGGCCGCCGCTTCCGCTACCAGCTTCGCTACCGCCGCGCTCCCCGAGCCGTCCCCGGACATGGGCCCGCTATAGCCTTGTATGCCGCTGAAGTCAGTCCTCCGGTCCGAATCGACTGTCGATTGACATCCACTTCCGGCGCGGATACCCCATGCAACATGTCCCCGAGCTCGTCGGTGAGCTTACCGGCCAGTAAAGCGCCGGCGATGCACGGGTTCGTACTCTGGGAACCGGGGCGGATGTCTCTCTGCCAAATGCCGCGGCCGGTCCCGGGGCCGGGTGAGATCGTTCTGCGCGTCCGCGCGGCGCTAACCTGTGGCACCGACGTCAAGTCGTTGCTCCGCGGCCATCCCAAGTTCCCCATGCCGACCATGTTCGGTCACGAGTTTGCCGGCGAAATTGCCGCGGTCGGCGAGGGACTGCGCGGTTTTCGCGAGGGCGACGCCGTAATGGCGGTGCCAACCGCCCCTTGCGGATCGTGCTACTTCTGCACCCGTTGCCAGGAGAACCTGTGCGCTACGCTGATGGCCACCTATGTCGTTGGTGCCTTTGCCGAGTACGTCAAGCTGCCTGCAAGAGTGGTGGCAACCAACGTGTATCCCAAGCCCGCCGGCGTTTCGTACCCGGTGGCGGCGCTACTCGAACCGCTTTCCTGCGTCATCCACGGCCTGGAGACAGTGCCGCTGCGCACCGACGATACGGTCGTGCTGCTCGGTGCTGGCGCGATCAGCCTGCTACACCTGCTACTGCTACGGACTCACGGCGTCGAGGACATCGTCGTCATCGGGCGGCGCCCGTCACGGGCTGAGTACGCGCGCCAGCTTGGGGCCACCGAGGTACTGGTGGGGGACCTCGAACTCGCCCGCGAGCGGGTTCGCGCTCGCAGCGGCGGGCGTGGCGCCGACGTGGTCATCGAGTGCACCGGCCAGATCGAAGTCTGGGAAGCGGCACCGGGGTTTGCGCGGCGGGGCGGCACCGTGGTGCTGTTTGGCGGCTGTCCGCCCGGTTCGCACGTCTCTGTGGACACCCAGCGTCTGCACTACGACCAGCTGCGGGTCGTCAGCCCGTTCCACTTCACGCCGCGATCGGTACGCCGAGCTTACGATTTGCTCACGACCGATGCGTTCGCCGGTCATGCGCTAATCAGCGGCGTGTATCCGCTCCCCCAGTTGCCCCAGGCGCTGGACGCCCACCAACGCGGCGACGGCATCAAGTTCGCCGTCCTGCCTTGATGGAGTGACGCGCACGTGCGGCAACGTTTTCCCATCTGCGACTGGTGGTCTGGCGTAGCAAGCGAGGAGGTTGACCCGCCTGCCCTGCGCGGTGGGGTGCTCCTTGCGGTCCTGAGAAAGGGTGTTCCTCGCCCACCGATGCTCGCCATGCCGAGTCGATCCGTAGCCGAACCTATGACCTCGCGTACGTTCCCGGACGCACGCCATCGAACCACCAGGCCATGAAAGTAGCCCGCCTGTACGATTACCTCGACGTGCGCATCGAGGAGGCCCCCGTGCCGCGTCCCGGCCCGCGCGAGGCACTCGTGCGCACCCGCGCGTGCGGCATCTGCTCAGGTGACGTCGTTCCCTGGTACATCCGCAAGAAAGCCCCGCTGGTATTCGGGCACGAGCCCACCGGGGAAATCGTCGAAGTCGGGACCGAGGTGAACCACCTCCGTCCGGGCGACCGGGTCTTTGTGCACCATCACGCACCCTGCTTCGCCTGTCGGGCCTGCCGGCGCGGCGAGTACGTCCAGTGCCCGACCTGGCGCACCTCATACATAGTTCCCGGCGGTATGGCAGAGTTCTTCCTTGTACCGGAGGCGAACCTTTTCGGAGACACCCTCTCACTGCCGGCCTCGGTCAGCGATGAGGACGGCGTATTGATCGAGCCCACGGCTTGCGTCGTCAAGTCCCTCGGCCGCGCCGGTCAGGTTGCCGGCGCCTCGGTCCTGGTCATCGGACTCGGCGTTATGGGTCAGCTGCACGTGATCCTCGCGCGCCATCTCGGCGCCCGCCAGATCATTGGCGCCGACCTCGTTCCCGAGCGCTGCGCCCACGCCCGCAATCTCGGGGCCGACGTGGTTCTCGATGCCTCCGCCGATGACCTATCTATTCAGGTGGCCGCCGTAACCGGCGGGGAGGGCTGCGAGATCGTCGTCGCCGGCCCCCCCACCGTCGAGGCGATCGAGACTGCCCTCGCGTGCGCAGCCAGAGGCGGCACGGTCGTGCAATTCATGGGCACCCCGGCCGAGACGCGACTGAGCCTATCGACTTTCGACGTCTATTTCCGCGAGATCAGGTTGATCCCCAGTTATTCGTGCGGCCCGGCCGAAACCAGAACGGCTCTCGACTACATCGTGCGCGGTGTAGTAGCCGTCGAACAGGTAGTCACGCATCGGTTCCCGCTCGATGAAGCAGCGGAGGCTTACCGCACCGCCGCGCAGGACCGAGCGTCGATCAAGACGCTGGTCCTCTTCCCCCTTCGCTGATGCGGAGCAAGCAAGGAGGGCACCCGCCAGGCGGTGCCCTCCTTGCCGATAAGTCTGCTCCTTGGTTCTACTTCCTCATGTGCTTCTGGAAGATCGCCTCGGCCTTGGCCGCAGACGCCTCGGCGCGCTGGGCCGAGTCCGCCGCGCTTCGTGCCGCCGCCTCGGCCTTGTTCGCCGCCGCTTCGGCCTTGCTAGCCGCCGCCTCAATGCGGGCAGCCAACTCCTGCTCCTTCTTGGACGGGCCGCACCCGGCTGTCATACCGAGCACCAGCAGACCAGCCAATCCCGCCGCCACCTGAGTCTTCCGGATCCGCATTGCTGTCACCTCCTTCTCGCCACATGGCAAGTTCCAGTTTCAAAACACCTTCGTTTCATTGCACAAAATTTGACCGTGAGCAAGTCCGAGGGCCAACGCAACCGAGCCTCACCGGCCCCGCACCACAGCGATTCCTTCACTCCCGTCGCACTCAGTAATCGACGATTGCACTCCCCGGCGGGACCTGCCCCGGCGGCGTCCGCTCAAAATCGAGCAGTGGCTGCGTATTCGTACGCACGTCCTGCGACAACCGATTCGCAAGGAACTCCTCCGGAGCGCTTGTTCCTATCCCGGCAGAGGCACTACCCGCAATGCGCGCCGGCACGTCGTCCGGACTCCCGAGTCGTCCAACGACCAGGCCGTGCTCGACGTTAAGGCCGTCGCGGCGCCCGGTGCCAAATATTTCCAAACCCTCGACGTACTGACGCAGTCGGGCGTCGCTCAGAAGCTCCGGCGTGGTCGGGACGCCCCCGCGGCGCACCTGCGTGTACTGCGCGGCCGACACCTCCACCGCTCCGCCAAGCACCGCCAAACGTCCCACCACACTCACCTCGCCACTGACCGAGAGCACTTCGGTAACTTCGGCATCAATGTAGTACCGCACCACGAACTCGGTACCGCGCGCCGCTACGATCGCCGTTGGCGTCTCCACCTCGTAGCGACCATCGCCGCCATAAGCAGACCCGACCCAGACCCGGACAGCACCCTGCCGCAACTGCAGTACCGCCTCCATCCCGCGCCGCCCATGACTGCGAAGCCGGTCCACCTTGACGTCGGTGTTCGGCGCCAGGTCGAGAACACTGTCCCCCTCCAGAACCAGCTTGGCTCGCCCGGTTGCATCCGTGGAGATACGGTCGCCCACATCGACTGCGGCCCCGACGACTCCCGCCATTGCCCCCGTCGACCGGTCGACGGTAACGAGTCCCTGAACCGCCGCAAGGGTGCCTGCCCGCTCCTCGGATAGCCCCGTCCGCGCCATGCCGGCAAGCAACAGCAGGCCGGCACAGATTGTCCTTACCGTCCGTAGTCGCATGCTCGTCCTCAGAAGCTTACCCGCACACCCGGCCCGACAACAATGCGCGGATACTCGAAGTCCAGGATATTTGAATTGTGCACGATGCCGATAAAATCCAACGTCAACGCCACGTTCGCCGTCATATCGTAAACGACGCCGATCACGAATTGACTGGCGTTATCGTGACGCGCAAAAGCGAAAGCCACTCGACTATTCGGATACTGGTAATCGTCCAGTCGGAACAGGTAGGCGAGCTGGACCGTCGTATCGAACAATCGCGGTAGCGTGACACCGATGTCGAGTTGGTTCGACTTGTACTGGAAGTCCCGTCCAGCCGGCCCGTCGGAAATTGTATCCTCGAACTCCCACAGGTAGCCAAAGGTCAGCAACCATTGCGGATCGCCGAGTGCCAGCCACTGGCGCAGGCCGAGGCCGTAGTTCGCCGCGTCGCGGCCGGGGTTGTAGGGAGTACCCAGGAAGTCACGGCCGCGAATGCGGAAGTATACCTGCGTGGGCGCCTCGGGCACCCACGCATAACTCAGCCACGGAAGACCTATGCCCTCCTGATAGAAGCTCCCAAAGTCTAACAGATAGATGTCATAGGCCGCCGATATCCCGTACGTTAACGGACCCGGACTCGATTGTGCGTGCAGTTGAAGCCGGTTGCCCGTCAGGTTGAACTGCGTCAAATCGAAGTGCAGGCTCTGGGAAAAATCGTACGAGCCCAACAACGCCCCGTAGTCGGTTTCGAGGAGGCGGTAATGCCCCCCCACCGCGACCACGGCCCGGCCGTCTCCCTTTGAAGTCAGCCCGGCGGCGACAAACCCCGGATTCGATGTATCCGGCCCGATCACCACGTTGCTATCGTACTCCAGGTTGACCTGGCCGTAGACCCCCCAGGGCTTAACTGCCATCGGTGCCGCGCCCGTGCCACCGGCCAGGTAGGCTCTTGCCGCCTGCCCGATCTCGCTTTGCGGTTGCTCGTTGGCAACCTCTGTGAACAGCTCCCTGGCGGCCGACGTGTTGCCGAGTCGCAACATCGTCAACCCGGCATAATAGCTCGCCGTCGTGCGCACCTCCGGGTCGCCGCGTGCCTCGTTCAAGTACGCCAGTGCGTTGTTAAGGTCGCCGAGGCGGTAAAGCGTCAGCCCCTGGAACAGTGCCGCCGTGTACCGCTCAGCTGGTTGCTGCCGCGCCTTTTCCAACCACGGCTGCGCCGCGGCGTACTGCCCAGTGTCGTAGTACGCAATCCCCAGATCGAGCGCCGCATGGGGCAGGTTCGGATCGAGCGATAGCGCCCGCTCGAAATCGCCGATCGCCGCCGCCGCCTGGCCGCCACGGGCCTGCGCAAGGCCGCGGTAGTAGATGGCCACGGCATCCTCGGGATCCGCCTCGACCGCCTGATTGAACAGCTGATAAGCCGCCACCCACTCGGCGCGGTTGAAGGGTATCAGCCCACGCGCGTACAAGGCCTGCGATTCGACGTTCGCCCGCGCCGGCGCGGCACTGGCGACCACCACCGCACACCCCAGCACCACCACAACCCCGGCCAGAGACCAGCGGCGCCTCACTTAACACTCCCCCTCGCTCGGGCGCCCGGGCCAGCCAGGAGCGCGTCGGCTGTCGTATTGAATCCGTAACTGTACGCTACCGAGATTCCTTGAAAATCCGCGGCCGACACGAACACACCCACCGGGGCTTCCGGCGGGTACGACAACAAGGGATCATAAAAGAAGCGAAACCCAACCAAGTTCCGGTCGCCGTCTGCGCTACAAGGCAGTTCGGATTTGTCGTCACAGGGGATAAGACCTGCCTGCGGATCGCTCTCCCCGGAACGGACAATTGCCAACCCGTCAATGTCGACGTCGATCCCTTCCGGGTCGACCGCCCCGACCGCCGTCGCGATGACAAACTCGACCGGCGACAGCCGGCTCACCCCGATTGCCCCCGGCACGGGATCGAACCCGGTGACGAACGGCCGCGCGGCCAACTCGAACACCCCCGCGTCCGTGACCGCATAAGGAACGACCTCCACCGACTTCGGACCGCTCGCAAACGACGGCGGCAAAGCGGCCGAAACGATTTCGCTACGCTCGGCAAAAGGCACGTCGTAACCGAAGAGCTGCACTGTAACCACCCCGGGCAGAATGCCGCTAACCGTCACCGACGCGCCGGTGGGCTGTACGAAAACTCGCTCCGCTGGCGCCCCGGCCGGAGACACCCGCACCTCGATCGTCTGCACGCTGGGCGGGACCTGCGTGGAACTCTCAAACCCAAGCGTCCCCCCCGTCGGATCGGCCGGTGTCCGCTGCCAAACGGCGCGCATGGCCACAACGCTGCCCACCGCACTCGGCGTCCCCCCCTCACCGCATCCGGCCAGCACGCCTAACGCGGCACCGATCAACGCACCGGTGAGCCGAACCGCCGCGCGCACCAGTCCTCTTCTCTTCGCCGCCCGCACCACGCCCTCCTAACTTATGGCAACGGACAGACCGATACACCACGCTCTCAGAGAGCGTCAAGTCAAACTATCTTGTTCTTCGGCTTACTGTCGGCGTTCGCCGGCGTTCACCGTCACCCGGAACACACCCGTGTCGGAGCCACTGGCACTCTGTATCCGCATCAGCAGACCCAGGTCCGACCCGAAGCTGTACATCAACTCGGCGCTATCGGCGAAGCCGCCACCTTCACCCGCGGGAAACGCACCGAACGAATCCGTGAGGCGGACATCGAGAGGGAATTCCGCGGATGCGTTTCCCAGGACACCATTCGACAAGAACGTCACCAGCCCGGTCGGTGCCCGGGCGAAAAACCATTGCGCCTGCAAGCCGTCTGCCGCCGCACAATCGCCGCCACTCAACACGCCCGCGGTCGACGTCCCGAATCCCACGAGTGTCGACCCGCAACGCGCAACATCGAGCACATACGGTCCGCCCGTCCCCGCGGTGGCGCCAGCCACGATGAGGCCAGAGCGTCCGGGGAGTAGGGGCAACTCGAACACGCCGGTCGCACACTGATCAACCGGCACCTGCATTCCCGAGGTGAGCAGCGCGGCGGCGCAGGTGCCTTCGGGCACCCGCACACTGAGCACGTCGGGTCGCTGTGGGTCGGCCGGGCCATCGAAACGGTAAACGTCGTACCTGCGCCCGTTCGGCAAAGTGCAGTCGGCGGCGGTAAGAGACCCGTTCACCGCCCCGGTATTCCCGACCGCCAGCGGGCAGCTCCTCACGCCGACACTGTACGCCACCGGCGATGACAGCGACGGAGCATCCTGCGCCGTCGACGCCGACGCCTCTACAAAGTACGTTCCGGTGCTAGCCATAACCCGACCCACGAATGCATTCGCACTGCCGGGCGCAAACGGGTCGTTGTCGTTCTGCATTACTGCGCCATCCGGTCCGACAATTCGCACGAAAGCGTCAAAGGTATTTCCCGTCACGCTGGCCGCCGCGAAATTACCTGAAGTACCTTCGAACGCGTACGATGCCACCGGGACTCCACCGGAACCGCGGCAAGAGAACGCATCGAAGCTGGCCGACCGCGCCGCGCCGTTCAGCGTCAGAGTCCCCCGGCTCGTACACCGCTGCGTGAAGAGCGTGTAGGACACTTCTTCTCCCTCGTCCCCGTCTTCCGGCGGGAAAAGAGGAGCGGCATTTGCCACGATCAGCAGGTAGGTCCCGGGATGGACAATGGTTGCGGCCAGTTGGGCCGAAGAGCCACCCAATTCGCCGCTGTCGTCGTCCGTCGCCAGCAACATTTTCGGTACGCAACCCGCGCCGGCACGGCTGCAGTCGACCGGACCGAGGAGGAACAGATAGGGGTCATCGTCAGAGTCCAGCATGAAACTCACGACATCCCCGGCGCTGGCGTCGAATGTGTACACATCGGACGGACTGCCGGGCTCCGGAGCGTCGACGTCCGAGGCCGGCGGCCTGAGCGGCGCCGCACAACTCGAGCTGTTCGGACCCGAAATCGCACCGAACAGCTTGCCGGAGACCTGCGCCCGCGTCACATCCCCGAGGGCCGGCAGGGCCTTGGTGCGACACTGGGGCTGCGTGACCGGCGCGATGCGATACTTGCCCAGGCCGCCCAGTCCAGACACTATCACCGTGTATCGACCGGGCTGCAAAGCCAGAAACCGGGCGTCTTCGTTGAGATCGTCCTCTCCGATCACCAGGTTGTCGGCGGCGGCGTAAAGCAACTCGTACCCGTCCGGTCCGATGACCGCGAATTCCGGGTCCACGTCGCCGCTTATAACCGTCATCTGCAGCCTGATATTCTTCGGCACCTCGCTATCGGTCACCGTGATGAAGAACTGATCCGCCGGGTTCAACTGCGATCCCACCGACGGAACCGCCGGCTCAGGGCAGTCGTCCGCGGTGAGCTCGCCGTTTTGCGGCAAGGCAAGGGCGAGCGGGACGGGACACGCACGCGTCGATACACTCAGCCCGTACCCCCCCAGGTCCGATATAGACCCCGGCGCACTCGTAAGAAATATTGCGTACGGTGACGACGAGGTCGCGACGAACTCGATCGGAGGCGTCCCTTCCACGGTCACAAACTGCCCCCCAGGATCGCGAATCAACAGGTACGGCGTGAACTCCGTCGAGGTAACGTCGACACGCACCGCCACTCCGGGTGTCTCGACGGCCAGCTCGTACCCGTCAACGTACCGATTCCCACCGGCCACCGCGGCGACGCAATCCGTCACCGTCAGCGCTCCTGCGGTCGTTCCCACGCTTGCAGATTGAAGCGGGCAATCGGGACCGTGGCCGACCGGCGTCGGCGGTCGTGTCACGGAACCCGTCGGGCTCACGACCGGGGTCGGCGTCGGCGTCGGGGTCCCGGGC from Candidatus Binatia bacterium includes these protein-coding regions:
- a CDS encoding alcohol dehydrogenase catalytic domain-containing protein, encoding MPRPVPGPGEIVLRVRAALTCGTDVKSLLRGHPKFPMPTMFGHEFAGEIAAVGEGLRGFREGDAVMAVPTAPCGSCYFCTRCQENLCATLMATYVVGAFAEYVKLPARVVATNVYPKPAGVSYPVAALLEPLSCVIHGLETVPLRTDDTVVLLGAGAISLLHLLLLRTHGVEDIVVIGRRPSRAEYARQLGATEVLVGDLELARERVRARSGGRGADVVIECTGQIEVWEAAPGFARRGGTVVLFGGCPPGSHVSVDTQRLHYDQLRVVSPFHFTPRSVRRAYDLLTTDAFAGHALISGVYPLPQLPQALDAHQRGDGIKFAVLP
- a CDS encoding alcohol dehydrogenase catalytic domain-containing protein produces the protein MKVARLYDYLDVRIEEAPVPRPGPREALVRTRACGICSGDVVPWYIRKKAPLVFGHEPTGEIVEVGTEVNHLRPGDRVFVHHHAPCFACRACRRGEYVQCPTWRTSYIVPGGMAEFFLVPEANLFGDTLSLPASVSDEDGVLIEPTACVVKSLGRAGQVAGASVLVIGLGVMGQLHVILARHLGARQIIGADLVPERCAHARNLGADVVLDASADDLSIQVAAVTGGEGCEIVVAGPPTVEAIETALACAARGGTVVQFMGTPAETRLSLSTFDVYFREIRLIPSYSCGPAETRTALDYIVRGVVAVEQVVTHRFPLDEAAEAYRTAAQDRASIKTLVLFPLR
- a CDS encoding FecR domain-containing protein; translation: MRLRTVRTICAGLLLLAGMARTGLSEERAGTLAAVQGLVTVDRSTGAMAGVVGAAVDVGDRISTDATGRAKLVLEGDSVLDLAPNTDVKVDRLRSHGRRGMEAVLQLRQGAVRVWVGSAYGGDGRYEVETPTAIVAARGTEFVVRYYIDAEVTEVLSVSGEVSVVGRLAVLGGAVEVSAAQYTQVRRGGVPTTPELLSDARLRQYVEGLEIFGTGRRDGLNVEHGLVVGRLGSPDDVPARIAGSASAGIGTSAPEEFLANRLSQDVRTNTQPLLDFERTPPGQVPPGSAIVDY
- a CDS encoding tetratricopeptide repeat protein, yielding MRRRWSLAGVVVVLGCAVVVASAAPARANVESQALYARGLIPFNRAEWVAAYQLFNQAVEADPEDAVAIYYRGLAQARGGQAAAAIGDFERALSLDPNLPHAALDLGIAYYDTGQYAAAQPWLEKARQQPAERYTAALFQGLTLYRLGDLNNALAYLNEARGDPEVRTTASYYAGLTMLRLGNTSAARELFTEVANEQPQSEIGQAARAYLAGGTGAAPMAVKPWGVYGQVNLEYDSNVVIGPDTSNPGFVAAGLTSKGDGRAVVAVGGHYRLLETDYGALLGSYDFSQSLHFDLTQFNLTGNRLQLHAQSSPGPLTYGISAAYDIYLLDFGSFYQEGIGLPWLSYAWVPEAPTQVYFRIRGRDFLGTPYNPGRDAANYGLGLRQWLALGDPQWLLTFGYLWEFEDTISDGPAGRDFQYKSNQLDIGVTLPRLFDTTVQLAYLFRLDDYQYPNSRVAFAFARHDNASQFVIGVVYDMTANVALTLDFIGIVHNSNILDFEYPRIVVGPGVRVSF
- a CDS encoding PPC domain-containing protein, with protein sequence MRSWLVATGVAAFVLAFVETPAHGQTCAGDFDFSRQVSADDVPEGIAFLFGKFGAFNDFTPVLKGIADVNRDGGFTVADIGGTVRLIETICGATPTVGTPLPTPTPSRTSSAGATTSSTPGTPTPTPTPVVSPTGSVTRPPTPVGHGPDCPLQSASVGTTAGALTVTDCVAAVAGGNRYVDGYELAVETPGVAVRVDVTSTEFTPYLLIRDPGGQFVTVEGTPPIEFVATSSSPYAIFLTSAPGSISDLGGYGLSVSTRACPVPLALALPQNGELTADDCPEPAVPSVGSQLNPADQFFITVTDSEVPKNIRLQMTVISGDVDPEFAVIGPDGYELLYAAADNLVIGEDDLNEDARFLALQPGRYTVIVSGLGGLGKYRIAPVTQPQCRTKALPALGDVTRAQVSGKLFGAISGPNSSSCAAPLRPPASDVDAPEPGSPSDVYTFDASAGDVVSFMLDSDDDPYLFLLGPVDCSRAGAGCVPKMLLATDDDSGELGGSSAQLAATIVHPGTYLLIVANAAPLFPPEDGDEGEEVSYTLFTQRCTSRGTLTLNGAARSASFDAFSCRGSGGVPVASYAFEGTSGNFAAASVTGNTFDAFVRIVGPDGAVMQNDNDPFAPGSANAFVGRVMASTGTYFVEASASTAQDAPSLSSPVAYSVGVRSCPLAVGNTGAVNGSLTAADCTLPNGRRYDVYRFDGPADPQRPDVLSVRVPEGTCAAALLTSGMQVPVDQCATGVFELPLLPGRSGLIVAGATAGTGGPYVLDVARCGSTLVGFGTSTAGVLSGGDCAAADGLQAQWFFARAPTGLVTFLSNGVLGNASAEFPLDVRLTDSFGAFPAGEGGGFADSAELMYSFGSDLGLLMRIQSASGSDTGVFRVTVNAGERRQ